The following are from one region of the Oncorhynchus kisutch isolate 150728-3 unplaced genomic scaffold, Okis_V2 Okis03b-Okis08b_hom, whole genome shotgun sequence genome:
- the LOC116359604 gene encoding uncharacterized protein LOC116359604 has protein sequence MYLVCFHLGQCVLGVSEAVDVEKVLCELVLSQCVLGVSEAVDVVKVLCELVLSQCVLGVSEAVDVEKVLCELVLSQCVLGVSEAVDVVKVLCELVLSQCVLGVSEAVDVEKVLCELVLSQCVLGVSEAVDVEKVLCELVLSQCVLGVSEAVDVEKVLCELVLSQCVLGVSEAVDVEKVLCELVLSQCVLGVSEAVDVEKVLCELVLSQCVLGVSEAVDVEKVLCELVLSQCVLGVSEAVDVEKVLCELVLSQCVLGVSEAVDVEKVLCELVLSQCVLGVSEAVDVVKVLCELVLSQCVLGVSEAVDVEKVLCELVLSQCVLGVSEAVDVEKVLCELVLSQCVLGVSEAVDVEKELCELVLSQCVLGVSEAVDVVKVLCELVHSQCVLGVSEAVDVEKVLCELVLSQCVLGVSEAVDVEKVLCDLVLSQCVLGVSEAVDVEKVLCELVLSQCVLGVSEAVDVEKVLCELVLSQCVLGVSEAVDVEKVLCELVLSQCVLGVSEAVDVEKVLCELVLSQCVLGVSEAVDVEKVLCELVLSQCVLGVSEAVDVVKVLCELVLSQCVLGVSEAVDVEKVLCELVLSQCVLGVSEAVDVEKVL, from the exons AACTAGTCCTCAGTCAGTGTGTATTAGGAGTTAGTGAGGCTGTAGATGTAGTGAAGGTATTGTGTGAACTAGTCCTCAGTCAGTGTGTATTAGGAGTTAGTGAGGCTGTAGATGTAGAGAAGGTATTGTGTGAACTAGTCCTCAGTCAGTGTGTATTAGGAGTTAGTGAGGCTGTAGATGTAGTGAAGGTATTGTGTGAACTAGTCCTCAGTCAGTGTGTATTAGGAGTTAGTGAGGCTGTAGATGTAGAGAAGGTATTGTGTGAACTAGTCCTCAGTCAGTGTGTATTAGGAGTTAGTGAGGCTGTAGATGTAGAGAAGGTATTGTGTGAACTAGTCCTCAGTCAGTGTGTATTAGGAGTTAGTGAGGCTGTAGATGTAGAGAAGGTATTGTGTGAACTAGTCCTCAGTCAGTGTGTATTAGGAGTTAGTGAGGCTGTAGATGTAGAGAAGGTATTGTGTGAACTAGTCCTCAGTCAGTGTGTATTAGGAGTTAGTGAGGCTGTAGATGTAGAGAAGGTATTGTGTGAACTAGTCCTCAGTCAGTGTGTATTAGGTGTTAGTGAGGCTGTAGATGTAGAGAAGGTATTGTGTGAACTAGTCCTCAGTCAGTGTGTATTAGGAGTTAGTGAGGCTGTAGATGTAGAGAAGGTATTGTGTGAACTAGTCCTCAGTCAGTGTGTATTAGGAGTTAGTGAGGCTGTAGATGTAGAGAAGGTATTGTGTGAACTAGTCCTCAGTCAGTGTGTATTAGGAGTTAGTGAGGCTGTAGATGTAGTGAAGGTATTGTGTGAACTAGTCCTCAGTCAGTGTGTATTAGGAGTTAGTGAGGCTGTAGATGTAGAGAAGGTATTGTGTGAACTAGTCCTCAGTCAGTGTGTATTAGGAGTTAGTGAGGCTGTAGATGTAGAGAAGGTATTGTGTGAACTAGTCCTCAGTCAGTGTGTATTAGGAGTTAGTGAGGCTGTAGATGTAGAGAAGGAATTGTGTGAACTAGTCCTCAGTCAGTGTGTATTAGGAGTTAGTGAGGCTGTAGATGTAGTGAAGGTATTGTGTGAACTAGTCCACAGTCAGTGTGTATTAGGAGTTAGTGAGGCTGTAGATGTAGAGAAGGTATTGTGTGAACTAGTCCTCAGTCAGTGTGTATTAGGAGTTAGTGAGGCTGTAGATGTAGAGAAGGTATTGTGTGACCTAGTCCTCAGTCAGTGTGTATTAGGAGTTAGTGAGGCTGTAGATGTAGAGAAGGTATTGTGTGAACTAGTCCTCAGTCAATGTGTATTAGGAGTTAGTGAGGCTGTAGATGTAGAGAAGGTATTGTGTGAACTAGTCCTCAGTCAGTGTGTATTAGGAGTTAGTGAGGCTGTAGATGTAGAGAAGGTATTGTGTGAACTAGTCCTCAGTCAGTGTGTATTAGGAGTTAGTGAGGCTGTAGATGTAGAGAAGGTATTGTGTGAACTAGTCCTCAGTCAGTGTGTATTAGGAGTTAGTGAGGCTGTAGATGTAGAGAAGGTATTGTGTGAACTAGTCCTCAGTCAGTGTGTATTAGGAGTTAGTGAGGCTGTAGATGTAGTGAAGGTATTGTGTGAACTAGTCCTCAGTCAGTGTGTATTAGGAGTTAGTGAGGCTGTAGATGTAGAGAAGGTATTGTGTGAACTAGTCCTCAGTCAGTGTGTATTAGGAGTTAGTGAGGCTGTAGATGTAGAGAAG GTATTGTGA